The Xenopus tropicalis strain Nigerian chromosome 1, UCB_Xtro_10.0, whole genome shotgun sequence DNA segment AGGTGTGCTTGAGTCTTCATTAATCAAGTCTTACTTTGCTGCAATTTCTCCTTCTGCCTGCATCTTACAAATCATATAATCTAATTGATATGTAAGAATAAGCTTCTATTGACAATTATACTAAATCTTTTTTTCTTGCTCTTAAGGTATGAAAGTGTCATATCAACTTTATGTGAGAACCTGGACTCTCTGGATGAGCCGGAGGCTCGGGCTGCAATGATTTGGATTGTGGGGGAATATGCAGAACGCATAGACAATGCAGACGAGCTACTAGAGAGCTTCCTGGAGGGATTCCATGATGAGAGCACACAGGCAAGATACAAGTTTGCAGTTAAAATTGAGAGGCTAAATTAGACACTAGAATTTACCTGTATAATTGCCACTTTTAAGCACACAGAATAGGTATGAACAATGCTTGTTCTGTGCATGTTAAAAACTGGCTAAGGCACTGTCTGGCATTgttctagatatatatatatccaggtgCTAGTTTTGCACTATATGTCTTGCAGTCGAATTTCAAAGAATGCTGTCTAGTTCAAGTTCCTAGTGAAAGACTGTTTAGGTATGGATCAGTTTGCTgactttagggctgtgacagtgAAGtcgcgaagtttcctctcaaggaaacttcagtGACTTTGgcaattgcgccgccgcgtatgccatcccgccgtcgatttacattctagccggtgggatggcattgtggggagattagtcacggccCTTAGGAAACTGCTTATATTTCACTGGTCCACCACAGGTTTTTAGAATGATGGAGTTATACAGTAAAATTGATATACTATATTAAACATacagcagtgatttttttttttacctttttcagcTTTAGTTCCCTTTTCAGGCACTGCATTTTATGAGAGCTTCCTAAGATCATATGGTTACATATGTAAGACACATTAGTGTAATAGCCATTCAgccataattcagaatttcataGTTTCTAGGTAAAAAGAGGAGAGCACATGGAAATTCTCCCTTAGGGTAATGatacatgaggagattagttgccctgtgattaatctcctctagcagcAGTGACTAATTTGCTTGAATGCTTTCCTAcaggtgaaaatgtaaatctccggtaggaaaacatatgtgccacttcagctttccaaagccATCTGAAGTTAATTGCGGGGCAATTAATCTatttgtgtcattgcccttatgcTCACTCAACCCAGCCTTCAGATTGGGATCCCCAGCCAGTTCTCTGAGACACCTGGGGTGACAGCCCCACAGTTTGTCAACCACTGATATACATTAAAAATCCAAGATGGATCCTGCAagtaaattatatctttttttttttttttttaggtccaGTTACAACTTCTAACAGCAATTGTGAAGCTTTTCTTGAAAAAACCAACTGAGACCCAGGAACTGGTGCAACAAGTATTGAGTTTAGCAACACAGGTGTGTATGAGTCTGCTGACTGGCACAGACCCTTTGCCTttaactcagtagctttatcctGATAAATTTTGTATTAATTAGTTACTGATGGGCACTGGCTGTTTTAGAAACTGGCATCCCGTGGCTTATTCAGCTTTATGTGTTTCACAAAAGGATTCTAATCATATTTACTGACAATAATAAGCAAGATGCTATTCATATTTACAGAAACCGATATTATGCTATGCTAGGAATATGTACTGAAATAAAAGCACGTTAGACATATATTCTGAACAAAATATGTCAACAAATTggttaaggtgtgctacacaatgaacaaaccggctagttgtagccccaggtgcacgctgaataaaggcttgataaagggctgggttgaagcccgaaacgttgccttgtgcacttgagtaaaagtcacttttttcttcaACAttaccggagtgctgctgtttttcattttatcctgaaCAAAATATGTAGTATGCTAGCTGTATTTTCTGAAAAACACTAGCAGGGTGCTTGACTTGCTTACTAAATACTCGTAGGATTATAgcagtatttactgatacaggtaatGCTATCCATATTTAAAGCAGCAGACATGGTGCTAGACGTGCAGAAACAAGGTAGAAGAATTCTAATAGTATTTACTGAAAGGAACTGGCAAAACAGTGGATGTATTTGCTGAAAAAAGCTGGCAGGATGCTAGATATTTTTATGGAAAGAAGACAAGATATTATCCATATGTATACTGGCAGGATGCTAATCATATTTAAAAGAAACCATTAGGATGCTAGCTGCATTAACTGAAAGAAAGGTATAATGCTAGTCCTAAAAATAGCAGATTTTTTGCCATGTTTACTGTAATAAACTTATAGGCATGTTTACTGAAAGAAACTGTCAAGAAGCCAGATTTTAAGTGCTAAAAGGAATTAAGAGGATGGTAGTCATAATAACAGAAAGAGATAGGGAGGATGCTAACCGTATTTAGTGAAATACTGTGGTGGGCTATTAGCCTTATTTACTTACTTATTTACCTATGTACCACAGGATTCTACTATGTTCCAGCAGCTACAATGTCTGTTCTACTGCATAATACTTATATAACTCCTATGTTTGTGGTTTTGTTATTTGGCAGTAAGAGCATATTGATTCTTTATGATAGTTCTTTAAGTATAGCATAAATTTGCCCGACTAATAGGATTGGGTTTTTGATCTCTCATCTTTCGCCACATGACCAGTCATACAATATAAATTCTGTTCTTGTTTGTATGTCCATTAGGATTCAGATAATCCAGATCTTCGGGATCGTGGCTACATCTATTGGAGGCTCCTGTCCACTGACCCAGTTGCTGCTAAAGAAGTTGTCTTAGCAGAGAAGCCATTGATTTCTGAAGAGACTGACCTAATTGAGCCCACTTTGCTAGATGAGCTTATATGTTACATTGGAACATTGGCTTCTGTCTACCACAAGCCTCCTAATGCCTTTGTGGAGGGAAGCAGAGGGGTTGTGCCTAAGAGGCTCCCGCCACGCACTGGCTCGTAAGTATATGGGTGATGCATCCTATGTGTCTGTAGTGTGTTATAGCTATTGACTAACCCtctaactttatttatttttctgtaggaGCGAGAGTGCAGAAAGTCCAGAGGCAGCACCCGCAGGTGTTCCCACAGAGACTCACCCCTCTGTCATTCCATCACAAGGAGACCTTCTGGGGGATCTCCTTAACTTGGATCTAGCTCCACCCATTACTGGGCCTCCACTTACTACAAGTTCTGTTCCCTTAGGAGGTGTGGACTTGCTTGGTGGAGGATTAGATAGTTTGGTATGTAATTAAGGAAACTAACTGTTGCTGTACATCTCTCCAGTTACATGTAGGAAATATATAAATTAGAATTACATAATTTTAATCAACAACAGCCACTTAGAAATGTgatatttattatgattttttttgtgctttgtttcACTCTGCTTTTTTTGGGGGCGGGAGTAGCTTGcttacatacagatacattacacaTACTGTCAGGACCTCATTTAAGCTGTTGCCTTTTGGCCTGTTCTGTATCATATAAGAAACCGCACACATGGTTGTAAAGGCAAAGTGTTATACCCCTCACCTAAATTATTCTATTTATTAAGAACTGGCATTAAAGCTTCCACAGAATATCTTTAGGAAACTGTTATAAGGTTGCTTTGAATTCCCATATTTTTCTTCATTCTTTTTTGTAGCTGGGCGGAGACGCAAGCACTGGTTTGGGGGTAAGTTCGCAGCTGTCTATAACCTTTGATGGATAATCATTTGCTGCTTTCTTTCTGTTTTATCCATCTATTCGTTTAAACCTTTCTCTTCATCTCTTCACTTTTTCAAGTGAGTATTTCATTTCTGGTGGCTATAACACAGTGTTTGTTATTGTACACCCATGCATATATTCTGTTATATATGCTCAAATGCTGAAGCCCTTTAATGCAAATGTTTTTGTACTTTCTATGTTTCCCATAATTCCTAACAATTTCTGTCCTACAGCTTCCTACAGGATTCATGGCTCCCCCTGTGGCTGCAAATCCTCTTGGCCAATCTCTTGGCGGAGGTCTGGGAGATCTTTTTGATCTAGGTGGTGGAACAGGTGGGGTCCCTGGACCTTATGTGGCTCCAAAAGCAGTGAGTCCTATTACCCCATTTCTAAtgaaaactgttttgtttttttgttttttttttaaacttgttacAAGTTTGAAGCCTATTTTAGAGTATCTTTGCCGGGAAGGTGTAACATTTTTTTGGCTGGCTGTGGGAGAATATGGGGcagattatcaaaatgtgagtttagagctttaaAACACACCCCATGTTCAagttatattcattcctatgggattgatTAGAACATGGGTGATttttatcacattttgataagtttGCTAGTTGCTAGTTTGCAGTTACTTTGAATCTTTATGGTATGGATTCTTAGGCCTACGAGGAGTTGGTATTCGCTTTAATCCTACAGTAAAACATTTGGAAGAGTATGTATGACACCATATGTATGAAACCATTAACTATAATCGCTGTTTGAATGTTCAACCAGGTGTGGATTCCAAGACACCAAGACTTCCAATGGATTAGGGCTTTGTGAGAATGTAAGGTTTTATACTAGGACACCCATATaaatttagagatttttttttttctggaaagtaAATATGAAGTGTCCGAAAGAGAGAATTCTGGGGAGTGATCATCTTTACTGATGCTGTGTGGCTGAACCATGACAGTTTATGCCTGTTGCAGGTCTCCAGGTCTCATTTTACTTTGTTATAAGGCCTGGATAGTTTTCTGTGTACTTTGTATCAAAGTAGTAGCCAAATGTACACCCAAATATGTTATGGAATGTTGTGACCAGCAGAatgcaaaattaattttaattccACGATAATGAAAGGGGCAGAGCCTGAGATTTGACAGGATTGTTTTTGTAACCTGAAACTGAGTCAGGGTTTTGAATAGATATGGGAGAGAGAGGTCTGTGGTTTTCTTAATGTTCATAGTATATCATCTACAAGCAGATTGATATTGTAGTTGTTACAGTTCCCCACTTGCAGACCTTTAAAGAAGGGGATCATTCTAATGAAGTGTGATAGGGGATCTAGGGACAGTGCAAATAACAGAGATATGGACCCACCATGGCAGTTTCTTCCTCTAGTGCTGCTGCATTATTATTAAGTATGAAATAATGGGTTACGGTAGTTTGTAGCAATAAATGTGCTCTGCTGTTTATCAGAAGGGAGGTTACTCAATATAGTTATATTGCTGTAATAAAACCATGCTGCCATATAATAGAGAAGGGCTACCTAGAACTGACTTTTTCTGCTGTTTGGTAATGAGGAGGGTAAAGTCAAATTGCTGCAATAAGGAAGAAATTATATGTCAATATAACACTAAGATTGGCCTTCTGTACATATTTTCTTTAAGGTATGGTTGCATGCTATGAAAGGGAAAGGCCTGGAAATTAGTGGTACCTTTGCTCGAAGATCTGGAACAGTATTCATGGACCTGGTTTTCACCAATCGAGCACTCCAGGTCATGAGTGACTTTGCTATTCAGTTCAATCGCAATAGGTAACAAATTGAGACATTCTGTACATTCCGTATCAAGTTTGAAGGAATAATCTTTATGGTGCCATTCGGTTTATCTTCCTCTTTGCCTTACAGTTTTGGGCTGGCACCTGCTGCTCCTCTCCAGATACTCACACCCTTGGCACCAAACCAGTCTACTGAAGTGTCTCTTCCGATAAACACAATTGGCTCTGTCATGAAAATGGAACCTCTTAACAACCTTCAGGTAAAATGTTTGTGTTATTCTATTTATGATAACAATAAGCTTGCAGTGAAATACTTTGTACATTTACAAACAGTCATTTTAATACTGTATACAGGTTTCTTACCATTAAACTGATATTTAACAAACTGAGCTTTATAGCCCTATAATATGATGATAGCATGGCTAGCTTGCTGCTTACATTAAAGTATGTCATGTTTAGTCATGTTCTGTTTCTGCTTAGCATTTAATTTTTGAGACCGTGTTAGAGGGACACCTGGTATGGGGAGAGGGAAGCTAAAAGTTGGCCTTGCCTTTTGCATGTTGTATGTAGCTAAACACAGAAAAGACATACTTTGTTTTCTTTCCTGTATAGGTTGCTGTAAAGAACAATATAGATGTATTTTACTTCAGTATCTTGTACCCTCTACACATACTTTTCATAGAAGATGGAAAGATGGGTAAGTGAAAGAGGCATCAGTATGCACGGCTCCCATTATTGCCCTGTTTTAATGGGAATTTGAAAAACATGCAGAAgtgcaattaattaattaattttttcacTTGAAAATGAAAGCAAGAACCCGTTGTTTATTACATGTGGTACAGTGTGCATCGCAGAGGCGCATGTAGAAACCTGACTGCGGTGGCTTGTCAGTACAATAACTGATTTTAAATAGATGTACATACTTCTTAGAGAAAGGATGGCATCTTCCAGGAACAACACTGACCTATTTAGAACTCAATATCACTTTATAAATTTTTCTCATATGCCAAGTAAACTGTTTAAGGACTAATGATGTCTAACATAAAATTAGACACACTATTTTGTGACAAactgtcatgtgattttaaggattctgattcggttcggccaggcacatggaattggccaaatcctgctgaaaagacGAATCTTGACAGAatcctgggttcagtgcatccctattatttaTCCTTTTCCTATTCATTCATATTCTGTTTCATATTCTTTTAACCAATTGTAATCTCTCTTCAAGAGCGACAGATGTTTTTGGCCACGTGGAAGGATATAGCAAATGAGAATGAGGCACAGTTTCAAATAAGAGACTGCCCTACAGGTTCAGGTAAGGAAACTCTGTCTATGGTGCATGATTGCATGATTTACGGTTAACATCATATTGCTGGCTGAGCAGGTTAGATGTGTGCtacttttttttgtcatctgctgAATGTGAGTTTCAAACAGCTATATAACTGTGGTGGTAGTTTATTTTAGTATTGTGCTGTCAAAGGGCCTCTGAAAGCATTATATGACTAGTACCTTCTTTCAGGATTAATGCATTCATGTTACTTTACCCTAAATAATTGGATATGTGTATATTCTACAGCTGTATTACTGTTTTGAAATTGCAGATGCAGTAAGCAACAAGCTGCAGGCTAGCAATATCTTCACGGTGGCCCGAAGAACAGTTGAAGGTCAAGATATGCTTTACCAATCAATGAAGCTTACCAATGGCATCTGGGTTTTAGCAGAAGTGAGAATGCAACCTGGTAGCCCCAACTGCACAGTGAGTAGTCAACAAttaaccgtttttttttttttttatatatattgctcAATATATATCTCAATAAACCAACATCTGAAAAGGTGGAATTATGTGTGGTGGGTTTATGTGTAAAAATCAGTGTAGTTTATTATATGTTCACTAATCATTAGATATTGGGTATGGTTGTTTTGTTTTAGCTCATTAATACTTTTTAAAGGCTGCAGAGTGTCAGCATCTACATGAGATTTGtaaagatgtttttttctttgGAGAGCCACCCAAAAGGAAGGAAAGTAGCCTTCCATACCACTTTGTCAGTATTGTATTTTACTTCTACATGGCAGATATGCTGCAGCTCAGAATAAACTGACTGCTTTTCCTGTAATTCACCCTCAGATATTTTTTGGCATGAtggaaaattacattaaaattaaattaaattgtttaataaatactGCTGATATTCCTGAGCAAGCTTTTCACAGACTTTCTCTAAAATACACAAGACAGTTTGTAACTAAAATTTAAAAGGATTCTTCCCTTAATAAGCAGAACCCACTAAAATAATGCCTGCATGATGAAGGTAACCAGGCAGTAATGGGTTACATATAGCAAGGGATAACTTCACAAGCACTGTTTTATTCTCCTAAAAGGATTAATATTGCCTTTACTTAGTCTTAACCTCAATTGTATTTGTAAATAGCTGTCTCTAAAGTGCTGTGCACCCGAAGTATCCCAGTTCGTCTTCCAAGCTTACGAGACTGTTGTGAAGAACTAAGTATTATCCTGATCCTCGCCAGCCTTCCTTTCAAGATGATGGATGTAGTTCTTTATGGATAGAGGTTGGACGTACCAGGAAGGGACCTCTGGGAAAAGAATGAACCTACTTTTCAATCAGAAAACCAAACATGGACCAAATAATGAAGTGTTGATTTTATGCTCTCGCACCATCACCTACCCAACATTTTAAGCCTTTATTTTTCTGGGATGGGTAAAAATGGGATTAAGATATATATCATGTTCTTTTTAGTAGGTTTGGTGAAGCGATCTGCTTGTTATGTTTTAAGAGATGGTTTGTACTGTTTCTTATTAACTTAATATGGAGTAACTTggataaaaatgtatgtatataaaaaaaacttttaaatgtGTGAATTTATTGCTAATTTTGTAAGTGAAAACAAAACCACTTCTGTGTTGAATTGTATCTGTGCATGGAGTCAGTTGCCGAACTtgcattttgggggaaaaaagaaacacatgaaAGCTGGATTTGCTATTAAGGTGCCACAGAGCCTGGTACCCCGTTCATTGCTTGTTAAGATACAGAAAATTCATGAATGTACCATCATTTTTGAAGATTTTCACATGATCTTGCCACATACTGTTTATTATAAAGGGGTGTGCATTAGCAGGCAAGAATATAATCTCTTAAGAAGGAAGAAAAAGCAAATGGaagaaaattttaattttaaaatgatgcCATAAAGATTTACCCTGTTCATGTCTACCTTTATATCACCCTAGAAGGATggagcagatttataaaaatgtcagtttagagcaggggtgggcaaactacggccagcgggccacatccggcccgtttacctttttaatccggcccgccgaatcctgattggttgcgccccgtgcgtgcgcgtgacgtcggaacgcacggggcgcaaccttataaaaaaatGGGAGAGCGAGCTGGTGGGAGGATATTGAGGATGATGGgaagaacgctggggggagctgcaggatgctgagtagGATGCTgaaggggggagctgaaggatgctgggggaactgcagggagctggaggatgctgggtgggatgctgagggaggagctggaggatgctgggggtgagctgaaggatgctgggtgggagctgagaggccccgtgatttctaatggcggccctgggcataACGTTGGTCCGGCCCGGGCCGTCTGTAAGTcagtggcccctgagccaaaaagtttgcccacccctggtttagagcttaatacataaacgaATAGAAtatgggggagtttttatgtattaagctctaaactcatattttaataaatctgcccctaaatgttgagGCTGTTGGATTGGATGTGACCCTCCTCTGCATTATTATTGACCCCAGTCTGAGATCCAGCTCCAAAGAAATATCTGTGTAATATCAGTAAAATTATTATGGCTAATAGATATTGGATAATCATTCTActtcacaataaaaataaaagttacgCAGAATGGATTTCAagaagttaaatatttttttaaaggagaagtaaaggggAAATCACTAGGGGTAGCAAATTTTTGGCACCCCAATGATTGCaataacttacctgatacccctggctggtgctcctgttaacagaaaactgcactgacccAGGGTATTTTTCAGCAAGTACCACAGAGTGATCCTCGTCAGCTTCTTTCTTCACTGCCCCTGGGCCAACAAGCttagttttcatttttactttactgggtgcaaagaaggaagaagatggCAACAAAGTGCTTTCTTAAAGTACCCTGGGCCAATGCAGTTATCTGCCAACAGGAGCACCTGCCcaggatatcaggtaagtgattataaaaTTTGTCACCCCTCAGTGATTTCAGCCTTCTTTAAATTGCATCCTACTTTAGAGCCACACTTACTGTAAATGTGTAAATAACCACATTATCATGCTTTATGGACTTAACCAGGACCTGGGTTATAGTCAGAATTTAATGGATCTCATGCTCTATATATCCTGGATGCAACTGCtttagcactaaggggcacaaagtGACAAAAACCTGGTGgcttgtgtctgttttttttttttttttaatacaatttgcACCCTGCCTCTTCATCAGTAATGAAGCCTTTGGGTTTAGTAGGTGACAGAGTTGCAGTTACCGGAGTAAATGGAAGATATTTCCATGTATGGTCAACTTAGGTAGTTGTGGTTTTGTTATCGGCTTCAGCCTCCATTACACAGTGCATGAGTATAATTAGATATTGACCGGGAAGGTGATCATTGTGGCATCATACAAAGACTAATGCACTGCTTATTCATTGCTGGCATCCAGCTGTACTGTTACCTGTCTGCTTTAATGTCAGTAAGAAAGGAGATCCATTAAATTACCCCTCCCGCTTCCAATACACTAGATGCTACTGCTGATAGAATAACTGGAAAAAAATCCTCTCCAGATATAAGAACTCACTGATTTAACAGTGCATGTGTTTTAGAAtgtttgctgtggggcccataaGGGTTCTTAATGGCATGGGTAAATGGCCACTAGTCAGTATCCAGAAAATATGCATTGTACTGAATCATGCCATGGTGAAAATGTATTGCTTTTCTCTGCTGAGCTTTTAGTTCATGTGCCTAACGTAAGGAAAGAGTGGGCTGGAGTAGATGTAAGTGCGAGTTCAGAGTACAGAGGCTAAAAGCATCTGCAGAAACAGTATCAGGGTGCTACTTTGGGTTTCAGAGAAAACTGCTGCTTATTCTTGGTTTAATCTATCTGCATTTGTAGCGTTTGAAAAGAAATCAATGTGTATCTTTGCTTTGGTGTCTAGTTCTTACACTAGCAAAACATGACATCTGAAGGAAATAATATTGACATCACAATACATTTTAACATGGAGCGTGTATAAAGTCAGATGCATGTATGCAAAGCGGAAAGAATGACATGACACCAGGTGTCTTATGTTTAACCCACAGTTTCTCTGTATAATCTTTAGCACTTTGGCAGTATTTGTAAAAACTAATGATGCTTGGGTAAGAAAGAGCAGCATTCTTCAATAGATCAAAATGTAGCCATAGAGAGAGGCAGTTTAAACACTGAGCCTATTCTAACTAGTAACTAGTTAAAGGCTAGGCCCACTTTAACCTTATTCATATACAGTGACATTATTTCAAAGGAATGAAACTGAAAATGTGCCTTTTTAAATATGACACTGATGTTAGAAATATaatcatatttataataaaaatgttatgtttgcATATGTATTCAACCCCCACCTGTATTATGTAGAAACATCTTTATAGTGGCttttaatgtgaattatttgaattatatTGGGATGACAGTTCAATTTTCATATAGACTAAGGCTATGGCTGGGCCAGTGTATTCTGCAATAACAAGAAGCCCAGACGTTGCTGATGAAACCCAGTCCCACAACATGAGTACTAGTGgtgttttgtgactttttaccagcccccccccccttgctggtTCATGGTGACACAACAATGCTAAGTGCATGTGGGGGCAGGACACCTGTCactcttgctgctgctgctgctgctgtagtCATGTTGCTGTTGCCTACTATCAGTAAACTTAAGTGTAGGTATGGTGAGTTATGGGCAGTGTTACATTTGTATCACAGATATGATTTTTGACCAAAATGCTTTGTATTGTTCCCAATGAGCTGCATGCATACTTACCGTACATCCCAACAGGATAACGCATGCTTTTCCACAGCTGTGTTGTGTCACTGTCCAATACAGGCAGCTGTACAGCACCAACCATCATTGAAATAAAGGGCCTTTACCCCAAACTGTGGAGTataagttgaatttttttttattttttttaatttcattgttTGTTATATCTTATATCCAAATCTCTCCTTGCCCCTAGTTGAGTTGCCCTATGCAAGAGCTTGTCTGTTGTGTGTCTAACATAAATATGGACTGCCACATTACCAAGCATGGGGGTGGGACAAAGACAACTCATTAGCAGGGGTAGTGCCTGAGACTGGCACATATATTTAGCAGAAGAAAATACAAAGAATGATTCTCAAGCACAAAGTAACCCATGCCAGTTTACAAACAACTTTAGAGATAATAGGGATTATAGATATATAGTTCTGTACCACATTTAGGAAAGGGGAGAGTAGTTATTGAGCAAAGGTGAGGGGAGATAGTTGGGAATTTGGCAGATCTGTGCTCCCAGAGAGCCGAAAGCATTTCGTCTCTCTATATTGCTTATATGGTGTATGTATAAAGGTGGGTGCTGCACTACTGATTGTTCTGGCAAAGGCCATTTCCATTAACATCATTGGAAAAGCCGAATGCACCGTGAGCCTGGAGCTAGGCTGCTGTTTGGAGATGTCTATAGACAATCAATAATTGGAGAATGTTAATCCCTTACTGACAGTCTTGTCCCTTATAGCCGTATAGAAACATGACGTGAAAGAAACGATTATAGGAGATCGCTCCCCCCATCACATATTTAATATCAGCTCGACACAAAGCAATGGTATGCGGGGCCAAGGAACGGAGTTATGTAACCCAGCTCTGCTTGACCCCGCTGTCATTGGAGTGCATTGAGGCTCCGATATTGCGCTTAGTATACCCCCCCACCCCGGGAAGGAGGAGACGGGTAACTCATTTGTATTCCGCAGCGGTTGCGCTAGGATGGCGCTGGGCTCACTAGTGAGGGGGAGGGGACAGAGCTCTGGTTTGGCTGTCGCTCTCCTTGGTGCTAAAGGTACTGTATTTGCGGCTGCTTCCTACCTGGGGTTCCGCTCACAGGAGGTAAGTAGCGCCACTCTTCCTGAAGGAATTAGGGGGTAGGAGCTGGGTGCTTTCCCGCTAGATGGAATGGGGGAACCTGTAAGCCTTTGGCTTTGATTTCTGTCACGTGACTGTAAGTTTCGCGCTGGCAGAGAGAGGCTCCTGTTAGTAGGTTGGATTTTCCGCTTTTTGGAATAATTGCGGCTGGTATCCGTAATACAGGACTGAGCCATGACTTTCTCTCAACTACTTTCTGCCTTTGTTACTGTTGTGTTCTGCGGAGAAGCTTGCAACGATGTGACCTT contains these protein-coding regions:
- the ap1b1 gene encoding AP-1 complex subunit beta-1 isoform X1, which translates into the protein MTDSKYFTTTKKGEIFELKAELNSDKKEKKKEAVKKVIASMTVGKDVSALFPDVVNCMQTDNLELKKLVYLYLMNYAKSQPDMAIMAVNTFVKDCEDPNPLIRALAVRTMGCIRVDKITEYLCEPLRKCLKDEDPYVRKTAAVCVAKLHDINAQLVEDQGFLDTLKDLISDSNPMVVANAVAALSEIAESHPSSNLLDLNPQSINKLLTALNECTEWGQIFILDCLANYIPKDDREAQSVCERVTPRLSHANAAVVLSAVKVLMKFMELLSKDLDYYGTLLKKLAPPLVTLLSAEPELQYVALRNINLIVQKRPEILKHEMKVFFVKYNDPIYVKLEKLDIMIRLASPANIAQVLAELKEYATEVDVDFVRKAVRAIGRCAIKVEQSAERCVSTLLDLIQTKVNYVVQEAIVVIKDIFRKYPNKYESVISTLCENLDSLDEPEARAAMIWIVGEYAERIDNADELLESFLEGFHDESTQVQLQLLTAIVKLFLKKPTETQELVQQVLSLATQDSDNPDLRDRGYIYWRLLSTDPVAAKEVVLAEKPLISEETDLIEPTLLDELICYIGTLASVYHKPPNAFVEGSRGVVPKRLPPRTGSSESAESPEAAPAGVPTETHPSVIPSQGDLLGDLLNLDLAPPITGPPLTTSSVPLGGVDLLGGGLDSLLGGDASTGLGLPTGFMAPPVAANPLGQSLGGGLGDLFDLGGGTGGVPGPYVAPKAVWLHAMKGKGLEISGTFARRSGTVFMDLVFTNRALQVMSDFAIQFNRNSFGLAPAAPLQILTPLAPNQSTEVSLPINTIGSVMKMEPLNNLQVAVKNNIDVFYFSILYPLHILFIEDGKMERQMFLATWKDIANENEAQFQIRDCPTGSDAVSNKLQASNIFTVARRTVEGQDMLYQSMKLTNGIWVLAEVRMQPGSPNCTLSLKCCAPEVSQFVFQAYETVVKN